One Euphorbia lathyris chromosome 1, ddEupLath1.1, whole genome shotgun sequence DNA segment encodes these proteins:
- the LOC136220524 gene encoding uncharacterized protein isoform X3 has product MVSFTYWNDCVDHKDLEAMWREPEVSTEWLDAGETKGQKIHLSRDPDGEPYLTQTEMKAVAEIVVRRHFDTHILPEMLCAIAELESDRLLLATNYDKKTKRTTVGIMQLSTETAKWLVSDVGYRIYDVEEHEEILFRPFVSAYFGAAHLKWLSNFEQKERSEEFIVRAYKGGTKKATHKSTLQYWKRYLSVKESLPSRKFVDEGPSSISLSTGSASSATKHVSAPSSEYAGGEHTYWDTRTSPEDMQEMWNHHDVAREWLKSGEKRGKVRFSHDKEKIPYLSQTEVKAVAGIILSKHFSTRGVKASVLCALAEIVSMRFINGVGNRTGLMGIDYSTAFWLYTELGYRAYRVESIDDMKNPFVSMYFGAAYLAYLSQYEGRERTPQFVVQAYVGGPKNVNLQETGPLWLKFEQALSTYEDGS; this is encoded by the exons ATGGTTAGCTTCACATATTGGAATGATTGTGTTGATCATAAGGACCTTGAAGCAATGTGGAGGGAACCTGAAGTGAGTACTGAATGGTTAGATGCTGGGGAGACTAAAGGACAGAAAATTCATCTTTCACGGGATCCTGATGGAGAACCTTATTTGACACAAACTGAGATGAAG GCTGTAGCTGAAATTGTTGTCCGCAGACATTTTGATACACATATTCTTCCT GAAATGCTCTGTGCTATTGCTGAACTAGAAAGTGACAGACTGCTGCTTGCAACAAATTATGACAAAAAAACAAAGAGGACCACAGTAGGAATTATGCAATTGTCAACAGAAACAGCGAAATGGCTTGTCAG TGATGTGGGTTATCGGATATATGATGTAGAAGAACATGAAGAAATTCTCTTTAGGCCTTTTGTAAGTGCATATTTTGGAGCAGCTCATCTTAAATGGTTATCAAACTTCGAGCAAAA GGAAAGAAGTGAGGAGTTTATAGTGAGGGCATATAAGGGTGGTACGAAGAAGGCAACTCATAAGTCAACTTTGCAGTACTGGAAACGATACCTCTCAGTGAAAGAAAGTCTCCCTTCCAG AAAATTTGTTGATGAAGGCCCTTCTTCTATAAGCCTCTCTACTGGTTCTGCTTCCTCAGCTACTAAACATGTATCAGCACCTTCTTCAGAATACGCAG GTGGTGAACATACATATTGGGATACCAGAACTTCCCCAGAAGATATGCAGGAGATGTGGAATCACCATGATGTTGCTAGGGAATGGTTGAAATCTGGAGAAAAACGTGGAAAGGTGCGCTTTTCACATGATAAGGAGAAGATACCTTATCTTTCTCAAACAGAAGTGAAG GCAGTTGCAGGGATAATTCTTTCGAAGCACTTCAGTACGAGGGGAGTTAAAGCG TCAGTCCTTTGTGCTCTAGCTGAGATTGTTAGTATGCGTTTTATTAACGGGGTTGGTAATCGAACTGGATTAATGGGAATCGACTACTCTACAGCTTTCTGGCTTTACAC GGAGTTGGGTTATAGAGCTTACAGAGTTGAATCTATTGATGACATGAAAAATCCATTTGTGTCCATGTATTTTGGTGCTGCCTATCTGGCTTATTTATCACAATATGAAGGAAG GGAAAGAACTCCGCAATTTGTTGTTCAGGCTTATGTTGGAGGCCCAAAGAATGTTAACCTTCAGGAAACTGGTCCATTGTGGCTTAAATTTGAGCAAGCCTTGAGCACTTACGAAGAT ggATCCTAG
- the LOC136220524 gene encoding uncharacterized protein isoform X1: protein MVSFTYWNDCVDHKDLEAMWREPEVSTEWLDAGETKGQKIHLSRDPDGEPYLTQTEMKAVAEIVVRRHFDTHILPEMLCAIAELESDRLLLATNYDKKTKRTTVGIMQLSTETAKWLVSDVGYRIYDVEEHEEILFRPFVSAYFGAAHLKWLSNFEQKERSEEFIVRAYKGGTKKATHKSTLQYWKRYLSVKESLPSRKFVDEGPSSISLSTGSASSATKHVSAPSSEYAGGEHTYWDTRTSPEDMQEMWNHHDVAREWLKSGEKRGKVRFSHDKEKIPYLSQTEVKAVAGIILSKHFSTRGVKASVLCALAEIVSMRFINGVGNRTGLMGIDYSTAFWLYTELGYRAYRVESIDDMKNPFVSMYFGAAYLAYLSQYEGRERTPQFVVQAYVGGPKNVNLQETGPLWLKFEQALSTYEDVKKYGYKFNLAPEVC from the exons ATGGTTAGCTTCACATATTGGAATGATTGTGTTGATCATAAGGACCTTGAAGCAATGTGGAGGGAACCTGAAGTGAGTACTGAATGGTTAGATGCTGGGGAGACTAAAGGACAGAAAATTCATCTTTCACGGGATCCTGATGGAGAACCTTATTTGACACAAACTGAGATGAAG GCTGTAGCTGAAATTGTTGTCCGCAGACATTTTGATACACATATTCTTCCT GAAATGCTCTGTGCTATTGCTGAACTAGAAAGTGACAGACTGCTGCTTGCAACAAATTATGACAAAAAAACAAAGAGGACCACAGTAGGAATTATGCAATTGTCAACAGAAACAGCGAAATGGCTTGTCAG TGATGTGGGTTATCGGATATATGATGTAGAAGAACATGAAGAAATTCTCTTTAGGCCTTTTGTAAGTGCATATTTTGGAGCAGCTCATCTTAAATGGTTATCAAACTTCGAGCAAAA GGAAAGAAGTGAGGAGTTTATAGTGAGGGCATATAAGGGTGGTACGAAGAAGGCAACTCATAAGTCAACTTTGCAGTACTGGAAACGATACCTCTCAGTGAAAGAAAGTCTCCCTTCCAG AAAATTTGTTGATGAAGGCCCTTCTTCTATAAGCCTCTCTACTGGTTCTGCTTCCTCAGCTACTAAACATGTATCAGCACCTTCTTCAGAATACGCAG GTGGTGAACATACATATTGGGATACCAGAACTTCCCCAGAAGATATGCAGGAGATGTGGAATCACCATGATGTTGCTAGGGAATGGTTGAAATCTGGAGAAAAACGTGGAAAGGTGCGCTTTTCACATGATAAGGAGAAGATACCTTATCTTTCTCAAACAGAAGTGAAG GCAGTTGCAGGGATAATTCTTTCGAAGCACTTCAGTACGAGGGGAGTTAAAGCG TCAGTCCTTTGTGCTCTAGCTGAGATTGTTAGTATGCGTTTTATTAACGGGGTTGGTAATCGAACTGGATTAATGGGAATCGACTACTCTACAGCTTTCTGGCTTTACAC GGAGTTGGGTTATAGAGCTTACAGAGTTGAATCTATTGATGACATGAAAAATCCATTTGTGTCCATGTATTTTGGTGCTGCCTATCTGGCTTATTTATCACAATATGAAGGAAG GGAAAGAACTCCGCAATTTGTTGTTCAGGCTTATGTTGGAGGCCCAAAGAATGTTAACCTTCAGGAAACTGGTCCATTGTGGCTTAAATTTGAGCAAGCCTTGAGCACTTACGAAGATGTAAAAAAATACGGATACAAGTTCAATTTAGCCCCTGAAGTTTGTtaa